The genomic DNA TTTTTCAAATTCAGAAATAGTTTTTTGTGTTTTTTTCTGTCCTAATATAAATTTTCTATCCTATCCGATATCTGCGAGAAAATAAAAATTCTCCTACAATTACTCCTACTCAGGAAAGTCCTGCATTGATTTTTAATGAATTGACTATAGTAGGAATGCTTGCGGGAATAATAACTTTTCGAAGAACTTGAAGCTTCGTAGCTCCAAAGGTTTCTAGCATTTTAATTTTATCTTCATCAGCTTCTCTAAAACCACAATATACTTCTAATATTGTAACTACAATGGATACAGATGAAGAATTTTCTTCTTAAAGATTGATACATTCTATCGTGTATTTTAATGTCTAATGTTTCACCTGATAAATATTTATATTCTCCACTTTTTTATTCTGTTATGATTCTCCTCTTATTTTTGCCATGATAATAAGTCAGATCCATTCAGAAGAGATGTTGACATATTTAATTAATATTAGTATTATGGAGGATGAATTAATGACGATAATATTTTTAAAATTCAGATAACTATATTTTAAAATGAGAGGAGAAAATATATGAAAAAATTCACAGTAATTTTACTAATGATTAGCATAATATTAACTGGATGTATCGATAAAAAGGACGAAGAAAAAGAAGCTTTCAAGGATGAAAGAACAACAATCTCCAAAGATGAGGAAACTATGCAAAAAGAATTAAGTAAGAATAAAAAACAAAAGGAAGTTAAATCCCATAATACATACTATTTTAAAAAGTATGATGTGGAAAATGGCTATAGAGGAGAGGTTATTCTTGAAGCCTATGATAAAGATGAAAATGTTATATGGAATAAAAAGTGGAGTAATTTGGTTATAACAGAACTATCGTTGTCCTCTAAGCTAGCCGTAGATGATTATAATATTTATATAGGAGTATATGGTACTCTATATGCACTAAATAAAGAGACTGGTGAAGAGGTATGGCATATTGAAAATATAGGGGCTATTTCAAAGCCTTATATAAATAAGGATAGGATATATGTATCTGGATATTATGGGCCGTTTTTGACATGTGTGGATATACATAATGGAAAACAGATATGGCAATATGATAGCAAAGATATGTATTGGTCAACAACTATTTCAAAGGTTGATAATAAAATAGCGGTTGAATATGAAGGTGCAGATGAAACAAAATTAGCATTATTTAATGAAGATGGAAATCTAATCAGTGAAAATAATGGAAGATTATCAGAAAATATCATTAAATGGGATAGAGTTGTGGCTTCAAGTATTTTAGATTCTAATTATAAGAGATACGGAGAGACGAATGTTTTAGATGGAAAATCTGAAACAGCTTGGGTTGAAGGAACAAAAGGGTATGGAATTAATGAATGGGTAAAGATGGAGAGTAATTCATATAGAGAGATAAATGAAATCGAAATATTAAATGGATATCATAAGAATATAGATACCTATGAAAATAATGGAAAAATGAAAAAGTTTAGATTAGATTTTTCTAATAATGAGCATATGATCTATAGCGTAACGGGAAATAATAAACAATATTATTTTAGTGATATAGATATAATATTAGCAAAACCAATTCATACAGACTTTATAAAACTTACAATTTTAGATGTCTTTGAAGGTAAAAAATATCAAGATACATGTATATCTGAAATAACTGTAAAATGAGATATGAATCTATATGAGATTGATGCAATTTATGAGGAAAAATGGAAACAGGAAAAAATTTATTATTAATTAGGAAGATATATATACTATTATGACAGCAACAGGTTTAAGTAATAATGATATTGAGAAAATGAAATCGAAGACGAATTAAGTATGAAAAAGCAGATGTAGCTACATCTGCTTTTTTTATCTCCACTTCATTAATTTTTTCTCAAAATAAGCTACTCCTTGATACATGAGTGCTGCCAAAATAGCCAAAATAATCACACTGGTCATGACCAAATCAAGCTTAAATACCTGCCCTCCATAGACAATAAGGTATCCAATACCTGCTTGAGAAACTAAAAATTCTCCTACGATTACTCCCACCCAGGAAAGTCCTACATTGATTTTTAATGAATTGACTATAGTAGGAATGCTTGCGGGAATAATAACTTTTCGAAGAACTTGAAGCTTAGTAGCTCCAAAGGTTTCTAGCATTTTAATTTTATCTTCATCAACTTCTCTAAATCCACCATATACTTCTAATATTGTAACTACAATAGATACAGACAATGCAGTAACAATAATTCCTGTAATACCTGCACCTGCCCATAAAATAATAATGGGAGCTAAAGCAGTTTTTGGAAGTGCATTTAAAACTACCATATAAGGATCTAATACCTGAGATATAAAATCAGACCACCATAGTAAAATGGCAACAATAGTGCCTAAAACAGTACCAAGTAAAAACCCTATTACTGTTTCAAATGTACTTACTCCAATATGCTTCATTAAGGAACCGTCCTTTAAAAGATTTAAAAAGACATTCCACATTTGAGATGGATAGCTCGTTAAAAATGTGTCTATAATCTCTAGTCTAGCAGCTATTTCCCAAAGTAAAAAGAATACTACAATTAATGAAATTTGAGTAATGAATATAACTTTTTTCTTTTTTTGATGTGTACATAAAAAATCTAAATGCTCTTTTGAAAACTCATGATTTGTATTTTTACAGTTGATTTTATTGAACATGCACATCAAGCTCCTTCCATATGGTATTAAAATAATGTCTAAATTCAGGAGCTTCTCTAGAAGTAAGGGGAGTTCTTTCAGTTTCTAAAGTTAATTTTATGGTGTGAATACTTTTTACAGTGGCAGGACGATTACTAAGAACAATGATTCGATCTGCCATAGAGATAGCTTCTGCTATGTCTCCAAAAAGACGGACTATAAAGATAAAAAATTTGGCTAAATAATATGTGAAAAGTAGAAGACAAAAGAGTTAATTGGATATATATGATAAAATGTAATGAATCAATATACAAAGGTGGGATAATTCTATGTCTATTCTTGAAGTTGTATTGTTAATAGTAGCATTAGCAGTAACACTAGCATACCTATATCCAGTCATATTATTACCCAAAATTATTCTTTTGCTATTATCAAAAAAATATGGATCTAATACAGGTCCTTTATACAAAGAACTCAAAAAGTCTATAATTTCTTTAATATTGGAGGGTGTCTTATGGTGGCCTATAGCTATTATGGCAACTTTTAGCACAGATGCACCTGGTACGAGTAACTTTCATATCAGTGTAGTTGCGTTTTTAATATATGTACCAATATTTGCACTAGCCTGTGTGATCATTACAACTATAGCAATGATAATAGAATCTAGAAAAGCAAAGGTTAAGCAGGATTAATCATCTTTTGTATTTAAAGGTCGGGCAAAATATTGATTGTTAAAGTTTCCCCATCCCAAGTAATTTCATGGATGATTTCATTCATTATTTTCTTTTTTTCATGAAAAGTAAGACCATCTACGTTGGTTGCAAAATTTTTTATAAGACTGAGTAGTATATCTATATTCATTTTTTGTAGACTTGTAGATTCTTTTTTTTCGCTTACATTTTCTAATTCGGTTTGTATATTAACAATTTTATCATCAAAGCTTTCGATTTGTTCAATAATGTATTTGGATGCTTTTGAATCTTGATTTTTTGCTAACTGTAAAGTTAAGTTACCAATGGCAGCTTTGCATTCTTTTAATTCTTCATACAGTTTATCTTTATCAACATTATTTACAGAAGATAAATTGTTTAATTTCTTTCTTTCATTTAAAAGGAACTGATAAAATTCATGATCTTCATAACCCATTTTCTTCAGTTCATTTACCACGAATTCATCTGCTTCATTACCATTTAGATTTTTAACATTGCAGCGACTTCCCCTGGATCTTTCCTTCATTAAGCACTTGTAATAATAATAGGTGCCATACTTCTTTCTAGATATGGAGATTCTCATTTTAGAACCACAGTTTTCACACTGTAGTAAAGTAGTAATCAATCCAATATTACTAGTACCTACTCTAGGAGCTTTTTGACTATTTTTTTCTAATAAATTTTGTACCCGTATCCATTCATGAGAAGGAATAATCCCTTTATGCTCTCCTATAGCAATTACCCATTCAGAAGGGTCTTTTCTAATAATTCTATTTTTCTTTTCATCATGCTTGTTATAGACCATGAGTCCATGAGTACCATCAAATTCTTCAGTCTTGTTAGTTATATCAGCACCTAGATTTTGAAAGTACTCAAACATTACTTTATCAGCTATAGCATAAACAGGATTGGCAAGAATGACTTTTAAAATGCTTTTGTCAAAGTCTTTATTGTTTCGTGTTTTTATGTGATTTTCTAATGTACAGCTTTCAAGCTTTGTAAGAGAACCAAGTTCTAAATATTTTTTATAAAAGACTTTTACTAATTCTAGTTCCTCGTGGATGGGAGTAAGGTGATACATTTTTTTCTTTGTATTATCTATGTTGTAGTATGTACTTCCTTTACTCTTAAAACCCATAGGTGTCTTTCCTCCAAGCCACCTGCCTGTTCTAGCAAGGGCTAACATATTATCTCTGATTCTTTCTGCAATGGTCTCCCTTTCAAGCTGTGCAAATACAGAAGTAATATACATCATGGCACGTCCCATAGGAGTGGAAGTATCGAATTGCTCTCGAATGGATACAAAATCAATATTGTACTCTTGAAGGAGAGCAACCAAACTTGAGAAATCAGAAATATTTCTGCTGATCCGATCCAACCGATAGCAAATAAGGACCTGGAACTTTTTCTTTTTTAAATCCTTTAGCATCTTTTGAAACTTAGGTCGATTACTATTTCCACCTGAGTAGCCTTCATCTTCATAAACAAGAAAATTATTTCCTTGGAAATGCTTCATTGCATAGTCTCTACAAAGGTCTATCTGATTTTGGATAGATTCACCTTTTTCTGTAGTTTTCGATTTACGAGAATATATGGCAATAGTTAATATGTTTATCACCTACCTTTATGAGTAGTTATTCATATTTTTACGCAACAACGGTATTTTAGTACTTGTATTATTTATAAATACATCAATGAAGTGGACAATATTACACAATTTGGAATAGTACAACCCTATTTTCTAATATCTATTAGGTAAAGAAGGGGGATGTACAAATATGCCGCAACAAAAAATCAAAGTAATCGTCAACATTCCCGATAAAAGTGTTTTAGAGAAACGAATGGCAAGAGCTTTAGCGAAGGTGGTTATTGGGAGGGTGAATAAGCTTGATATAGATGAGAGGAAGATTGTGTATGATGAGATTTTGAGAAGGTTAAAAAATACATAACATTGATGCCAATTTGCTATATGGAAGAATTAAATTGAAAGGCAACATGGAATATAGTAAAATAATGGTAATATATAAAAGTAGTATATTTATAAATAAGATATACTCATGAATAAAATTTATAAAAAATACTTTCAAAGTGTGGAAAATATGGAGACAAAAAAATGGTACAAAAAAGATAGCTTTTGGGCAGTGAGTTTTATAATAGGTTTCATGTGGGTACATTTATTTATAAAAGATATGTCTTTTGATGGACAATTTCCATCCGTATGGATAGGATTATTAATAGGAAGTTTAATAAGAAATAAAACAAGAGATACAAAAGAAAAAGAAGGAATTATTATTTCCCTCATAATGATTAGTAATTATATTCTTTTTAGATGTGGGGTGTATATACCCAATTATATTCTCTTTTTTAGTGGATTTTCATGGATTATTATTAAGGCTTTCAATAAAGAAGATGTAACGTATAAGCTACAAAAAAAGATTTTAATTATCATATTACTGATTGGATTTTTTTCTGTAGATTATTATATGTATGCAAATAATATTATCGAAGATCAAAGTTTTTATAGGTATGTAAAAAAGGAATATAATATTAAGGGAAAAGTGAAAAAAGAGGATTTAAAGGGAATAGAAGAATTATTTTTAGGTGATGATGATCGTATAAATAATCTAGATGGGATTGAAAATTTTAAAGATGTTGAGTATATATACATATCTGATGGCTTCATCATTCATGATTTTAGACCTATTGGAAAGTTGAGTAATTTAAAACATCTATTGGTTTGGTATACAAATGTAGATAAACTTGAGAAAATCGAAAAATGGAGTTACCTGAATGGCTTGAGATTGTATATCCTAAAGGTAGTAAAATAGATAGTCTAGATAATTTTCTAAATTTAAAGAGGTTTGAGGTACAAGGTATGGATTTTGATGATTTAACAGGATTAGAAGGACCAACTAATTTAGAAAGATTAGACATTGGAGATGGACAAGTAATAAGCTTTGATGGCATCGAAAAGTTCCCACAGTTAAAGGAATTAGATTTCTATAAATTGCGGGTTACGGATATTAGTAAAGTATTTGAATTAGAACATTTAGAAAAAATCAGTATTCAGAGCGGTTATATTCCTAGTATGGAGGAATTTGAAGAGCAAGCTAAGAAAAAAGGGATTGAAGTTGAAAAAATTAAAATTAGTGTATAGAGTATGTATACAAATTAATTACTGTAAGTGGTGTATATAAAGGACTTTCTATTAAAAGGAAAGTCCTTTTGTACTTAGAGGAGAAAACGGTGGAGAAATGATTGAATAAGAAGATTATATAACTGCAAAAAGAGTAGGTTTCTGTAATAGTTTATCCGGAAGCTATTCTAAAAGCATAATACCTATTCATCCCCATAAAGAGCAATTAATAAAGCAGTATTAATAGCCAAAGACTGATTATGTGTGATATTCCTTGATTTAGCCATCTTTTCAATAATTCTTTTCTTAAGCTTAGAATTAATATTTACAGATTCCCTTTCTTTATTGGATGCAAAGATTTCTATGAAAGCTTCACTGAAATCTGTTTTAGCTTGAGGAGAATTTTTTTCTATGTAATTTTCTATTTGAGTTAATCTGGTATTAATACAATGAAGGTTTTTATCTATTGTTTGTAAATAATTCAATATTTGAGATGAATTATTAGAATCTGTAGAAGTATTTTGCGAAGTGTCGTTATTTTCTTTTTTATTATCTTTCAATTCAATTGAATGATGATTTTTGAATAAACGTACTTGGCCAGGAAGTTGGTTATCTTGATACTCATACTTTTTTAAAGAAGCAATCCAATGTTGCTTATAATGTTGGATCGCTTTATTTTTTACGGTAGTATAAGTTAATCTCTTGTTAAAAAGGTGGGTTGCAATATAGTTTGGGCTTCTATTTTCGTTAATCATCTTTTTTAATTCAGCAAGTTCATCGTTTGTTAATTCTTTATAATTACCAATATAACAGCACGTCCTTTATAATGATTTATTCCTTGGTATAAAGTATTTGGGATAGTACTGTTTTATGCATATCAAAATAATTGACATATGAATAATTGTAAAAGTCTAATTTTGAAGTTTTAAATTTGAAAACTTTAATTTTAAAAGTTAGCCAATTCCAATACTTTGAAGATTGATTAATAATATTTGAATAAAATCCGATACATAAAATATACAATAATAAAATTTTTAAATTTTAGTGAGGCAATATGTCTGTAACAGTATACTAAACCAGACTAAAAACACCACATGTACAATCTATAAAATGTTAATATTTGTCGTCATGTAGATGGTTAATTTGAGACCATCATTTATTTTGTTAACAACCACCTTGTCTATTAGCATATCTATGATCATTCTTTTTCGTTCATTGGATAAATGTTTAAAATCCTGTTTGAATAACTTCTTTAAGGCATTTACTAGATCTGATTCCGTTTTAAATGAATTAGCTGTGATAGTATTTAATTCATCCTTATAAGATTTTAGGATATTCAGTTCCCTTTGCAGAATAGGTCTTTGAATCTTTAAGGCTTCAAGAATGGTTTCGTTGTCTTCACATTGGATTAAATCATCTAATTTTGAAATATGTTGCGATTTCTTTGTAAGTTCTTCATCGATTCTTTTGATCTTATCTTCATTTTCCTTCAAAATCTAATCTCTTGTTTTGGAATAATAATACCACATGATATTTGTTTTTTCAGGAGTCAGATTCACTAAAAATTCATCTATAAACTTTTCTTCAATGATACTTTTTTTAAGAACCATTTTTTCATCCTGTTTAAGTTTTTTTGTACAATCGCAGCGATAGACTCCTTCTCGAGGATTACCATTTCTATTAAATCCATAGTTTTTAGCTTTCAAAATAGCTCCACAGTTGCCACATGCAAGCTTATCTCTTAATAAAAATGAGGTACTATAATATTTTGAATCCTTCATACTTACTTTCTTATGCCGTATATTTTTTGATTGTTCCCATTGATCAGTTGTAATAAATGCAGAACATTGTTCATCTGGGGAATATACCATAGATGCATTGTTTACATCATAACTTCTACGACTACGCCTACGCCTTCCCCATGCAATCTTTCCTGTATAAGTTTCGTTGGTAATAATGCTTTCAATTTTACTTTTGTTCCAATGATTTGTGTTGTCCTGTTCATTTAAAAACTTTGATATTTTTCTGTAGCTGTAACCATATTGATTGTGCAATCTAAAAATCTCTTCTATATACTTTTGCTCGTTTAATAAGGCAACCAAAATCCGTTTCTTTTTATGAGCATTTGGATTAATACATTCTGTAATATAGCCATAAGGGGGATACCCAGCAGGCCAATAGCCGTCTCGAACCTTTTGAGATAGACCATCTCTGGCTCTATCGGATATAAGATTGGCTTCAAGTTCAGCGATACTACCAAATACCAATTCTATAAACTTTTGAAGTCCCTTGTTTTCAATGTTCATAGATTCACTAGGGTTTGCAAAGTGAAGTTCTATGCCTTTTTTTTGTAGGAAAAGCTTGATACCCACATAAACTTCTAGATTTCTTGCAAGGCGGTGACGGGTACTGACAATAAGGTGTTTGAATTTTGATTGGTTGACTGAAGTGATGATCTTTAGTAGTTTTGGTCTATTCTTTAGAGCAGTATAAAGATTATTTTCATAGTCTATATCATCAAACTTTACTTTAGAGGCAGATTCGTATTCTTCAACAAATTGAATGATTTTATACTTGTGTTTTTGGGCATATTTTGTAGCATATACCTTTTGTGAATCAATGGAATGCCCATCTTTCTTTTGATCTTCTGTAGAAACTCTCAAATATACAATGGCTTTTTCTTTAGGATCATTCTCTATAGGTAATTGTGATACTGAAACTTTGTCCATTTAATTTTTTTAGCACCACCTTTTTAATAAATTTAGATAGCATATGGTGATAAGCTTGCCAGTTTTCCTTGAAGAATTGGATATCCGATGGGGTAAAAGTGATTAATTGCTTCTTAAAAGCATCTAGGTTATTTAAAATATTTAGCAGTTTTAGCTTTTCTTCACCTGCTTCATTAATTTTTTCTTGTGTTGATTGAATAGTACTTTGTAAGGATGCTATTTCTTCTTTTAGTGCTGCATCATTAGTAATAATGTATTCGTCTAATTTACTTCTCATGTTTTTTCTTGATCTAGCTAGTTCTTGTTTTGCTTCAGTAAGTTTTTCGTTACTTTCAGTAATCTTGGGTTGAAGAATGCTTTGAAAGTACTGAGCATTGATTTCGTGAATAATCTGTTCAAACACCTTTCCTATGACCTCATTTATGTGCACTTTCATACATTGCGGTTTACAGGTATAATAGTCGTCTTTAAGTATGAGAGGTTTC from Inediibacterium massiliense includes the following:
- a CDS encoding ABC transporter permease subunit — protein: MVVTILEVYCGFREADEDKIKMLETFGATKLQVLRKVIIPASIPTIVNSLKINAGLS
- a CDS encoding NADase-type glycan-binding domain-containing protein codes for the protein MKKFTVILLMISIILTGCIDKKDEEKEAFKDERTTISKDEETMQKELSKNKKQKEVKSHNTYYFKKYDVENGYRGEVILEAYDKDENVIWNKKWSNLVITELSLSSKLAVDDYNIYIGVYGTLYALNKETGEEVWHIENIGAISKPYINKDRIYVSGYYGPFLTCVDIHNGKQIWQYDSKDMYWSTTISKVDNKIAVEYEGADETKLALFNEDGNLISENNGRLSENIIKWDRVVASSILDSNYKRYGETNVLDGKSETAWVEGTKGYGINEWVKMESNSYREINEIEILNGYHKNIDTYENNGKMKKFRLDFSNNEHMIYSVTGNNKQYYFSDIDIILAKPIHTDFIKLTILDVFEGKKYQDTCISEITVK
- a CDS encoding ABC transporter permease, which gives rise to MFNKINCKNTNHEFSKEHLDFLCTHQKKKKVIFITQISLIVVFFLLWEIAARLEIIDTFLTSYPSQMWNVFLNLLKDGSLMKHIGVSTFETVIGFLLGTVLGTIVAILLWWSDFISQVLDPYMVVLNALPKTALAPIIILWAGAGITGIIVTALSVSIVVTILEVYGGFREVDEDKIKMLETFGATKLQVLRKVIIPASIPTIVNSLKINVGLSWVGVIVGEFLVSQAGIGYLIVYGGQVFKLDLVMTSVIILAILAALMYQGVAYFEKKLMKWR
- a CDS encoding sulfonate/nitrate/taurine transporter ATP-binding protein gives rise to the protein MADRIIVLSNRPATVKSIHTIKLTLETERTPLTSREAPEFRHYFNTIWKELDVHVQ
- a CDS encoding recombinase family protein, giving the protein MINILTIAIYSRKSKTTEKGESIQNQIDLCRDYAMKHFQGNNFLVYEDEGYSGGNSNRPKFQKMLKDLKKKKFQVLICYRLDRISRNISDFSSLVALLQEYNIDFVSIREQFDTSTPMGRAMMYITSVFAQLERETIAERIRDNMLALARTGRWLGGKTPMGFKSKGSTYYNIDNTKKKMYHLTPIHEELELVKVFYKKYLELGSLTKLESCTLENHIKTRNNKDFDKSILKVILANPVYAIADKVMFEYFQNLGADITNKTEEFDGTHGLMVYNKHDEKKNRIIRKDPSEWVIAIGEHKGIIPSHEWIRVQNLLEKNSQKAPRVGTSNIGLITTLLQCENCGSKMRISISRKKYGTYYYYKCLMKERSRGSRCNVKNLNGNEADEFVVNELKKMGYEDHEFYQFLLNERKKLNNLSSVNNVDKDKLYEELKECKAAIGNLTLQLAKNQDSKASKYIIEQIESFDDKIVNIQTELENVSEKKESTSLQKMNIDILLSLIKNFATNVDGLTFHEKKKIMNEIIHEITWDGETLTINILPDL
- a CDS encoding leucine-rich repeat domain-containing protein, with the protein product MELPEWLEIVYPKGSKIDSLDNFLNLKRFEVQGMDFDDLTGLEGPTNLERLDIGDGQVISFDGIEKFPQLKELDFYKLRVTDISKVFELEHLEKISIQSGYIPSMEEFEEQAKKKGIEVEKIKISV
- a CDS encoding recombinase family protein, which encodes MDKVSVSQLPIENDPKEKAIVYLRVSTEDQKKDGHSIDSQKVYATKYAQKHKYKIIQFVEEYESASKVKFDDIDYENNLYTALKNRPKLLKIITSVNQSKFKHLIVSTRHRLARNLEVYVGIKLFLQKKGIELHFANPSESMNIENKGLQKFIELVFGSIAELEANLISDRARDGLSQKVRDGYWPAGYPPYGYITECINPNAHKKKRILVALLNEQKYIEEIFRLHNQYGYSYRKISKFLNEQDNTNHWNKSKIESIITNETYTGKIAWGRRRRSRRSYDVNNASMVYSPDEQCSAFITTDQWEQSKNIRHKKVSMKDSKYYSTSFLLRDKLACGNCGAILKAKNYGFNRNGNPREGVYRCDCTKKLKQDEKMVLKKSIIEEKFIDEFLVNLTPEKTNIMWYYYSKTRD